From Epinephelus lanceolatus isolate andai-2023 chromosome 5, ASM4190304v1, whole genome shotgun sequence, the proteins below share one genomic window:
- the LOC117262612 gene encoding interferon-induced transmembrane protein 5-like, whose protein sequence is MDNHSYNFPSDCTPLTNCKSARKPAGSTVVNMGNAGKNPPRDYLVWSLCNTLYVNFCCLGFMALIYSIKARDQKTQGNLQLAQECSDKAKWYNILAAGWNLLIPLLAVVLLVLLLVHLGTSQGSFDFFGEDGFQNFMKLFSW, encoded by the exons ATGGACAACCATTCGTACAACTTCCCCTCAGACTGCACCCCGCTCACCAACTGCAAGTCTGCCCGTAAGCCGGCTGGATCCACCGTGGTGAACATGGGCAACGCTGGCAAGAATCCTCCCCGGGACTATCTAGTCTGGTCGCTGTGCAACACCTTGTACGTTAACTTCTGCTGCCTGGGATTCATGGCTCTCATCTACTCTATCAAG gcCAGGGACCAGAAGACTCAGGGCAACCTGCAGCTGGCCCAGGAGTGTTCAGACAAGGCCAAGTGGTACAACATCCTGGCTGCTGGCTGGAACCTGCTGATTCCACTGCTGGCCGTTGTCCTGCTGGTCCTCCTGCTGGTCCACCTGGGCACGTCCCAGGGCTCCTTCGACTTCTTCGGAGAGGACGGATTCCAAAACTTCATGAAACTGTTCAGCTGGTAG